ACCCGGCCTTCAACCGGAAAACATACATTCAGATCATCCGGGCGGAACTGCATAAAATCGCAGAGAAATTCGGCAGAAAAACCGGCTTTGCCATTCATTTTGAGGAAAGTATTGAAAAGCTGATTTATCGGGAAGGGGTTTATCCCACCCAGGGAACGCGACCCGTCTTTACAACCATCCATCAACTGATCACATCCTATATCGGGGATATCGTGGCGTACCGTTTTTTAGAGGATATCCGTGCGGAAAGTCTTCGCTTAGCCTATCATGAACATAAAATCCGTGCAGAGTTCTTCTATCAGGGAGCTAAAAGTGGGGAGACATCCTTTACACCTGTCCTTACCCTTCATACGCTCCGGAAAAGCCGTCAGGATGACCGGCAGGCGGTGGTTGCCGTCCACGAATCGGGACATGCCATACTCAGTTCCGTCCTTTTAAACAGAATCCCCGAAGGAGTCTATTCGGTGATATCGGATAGTGAAGGCGAAGGGGCAACACTCTTCTCACAGGATAAGCAGTTTACATCCAAAGATCAGATCATTCCCAGTGTAGCCATGCTTTTAGGGGGATATGCGGCTGAAAAGATCATCTTTGGTGAAGAAAGAATCACGGACGGATGTGAATCGGACATCTCCAGGGCAACAGGATTTGTCATGACGATGGTCCGGAGTTCAGGAATGGGAGGTTTTCCTGCCTCTTATCAGGTAAAATCCCATGAAACGCCGGAACACCTGCATGACACGGATGACGTTGTAAACGCATCAGGGAAGGAAATCCTCCAAAAAGGATTACAACTGGCGGAAAAAACCCTGACCCGGGAGCGGGCATTGCTCCTGCACATGGCGGATTATCTCAGTGATCATAGGATGATGGATAAATCAGGGATATTAACCTGTCTGAAAACTCATTCCGTTTTATACCCGCAAAAACAGACATCGTTTTCATACCGGACCTATTTAAAAACCCTTGTTCAGAAACCGGTCATGGAAACAGACGGACAGATATTCACAGAAGCGGTGCTCAATAAAGATAAAAAAAGTTATTAGTTTTATCCGAGGAGAGTTATAAAATGGCACAAGAAGACAAAGAATTCAGCAGAATTAAAGCATTTATCCTTGAGCAGGCCAAACAACATGATGACTGTGAAGATGAGGATGAATTTTGCTGGGCTGAAATTGAGCTGGACACATTTAAAGAGATCGTCAAATATGCCCAACAGGAAGGTTATAAACCGGTGGGATTTGATCTAGACACCTTTCTTCATTGGGAAGAGCATGACGACACCGATGAAAACAATGAATTCTGCACAGTCTACGACCTCATGGCAAACCTGCAGGATATCATGGACCTTGATATATCCAAAAGCAAACTCCCCCCAAAAACCGCGGAGCTTTACAGGAGTATGATGAAAGCGTTTTGGGATTGGGAGGTGTAATGGATCATTATATTAATTTAATATTTAATATGAAATAAAAATTCATCTTCTTGAAGATATCGAAAAAAATAACTGAAACTGTTTTGGGTTTTGGCGGCGGAATTCATTTCTTGATAAACTTATAAATGGAATGAACCTTTTCATCAACGACAGAAAAAGCGGCTTAATTCTATTTGACAAGATAATCAGCAAATCCGGGGGTCATTGTTTCCCGGATCGTCACAGAGTCCTGTCTGAAAATAAAATATCCCTCCACCGAATCCAGGCTTTCCAGCCATTCAGGTGCCGTATTACCCATGACGATGCAGGCTGTTGCAATGGCATCCGCCCGGGCACAATCGGGGGCAATAATGGTCACACTGGCTAAGTTATGCGTCACCGGTTCACCGGTCTTTGGATTGATGGTGTGTGAAATTCTCCGCCCTTTATCTATGTAAAAATTCCGGTAGTCTCCGGATGTGGCCACGCCCTGTCCTGAAATGGAGATGACAGAGCTGAGGCTTTCACCGGGGAGGGCAAAATCCTCGGGGCGGTCAATCCCCAGTTGCCAAGAGCGGTTTTTCACCTTTCCCATGGCAAACACTTCTCCACCGATCTCTACCAGGTGATTCGTGAAACCCCGGCTTTTCAGATATCGGGATACTGCGTCTACGCCAAATCCTTTGGCAACTGCTGCCAAATCCAGCCGGACACGGGAATCTTTTTTTGTCAGTTTCGTGACTTCCCACCCAATCAGATCAAATCCGGTATATTCCAGACAGGTTTTTATTTCATGGGGATCCGGAATTTTTTTTTCTTTTGACCCGGCACCGAATCCCCACACATCCACCAGGGGACCAACAGTCGGATCAAAGGCGCCGTCAGAGCTTTCCCAAATTCTTCCGGATATGTCCAATACCCGGGCAAACTCCGGTGAGATGTCCAGGGTATCTCCTGCTTTCAAACGGTTAAACCGGGAAATTTTACTTTCCGGATCCCAGGGGTTCATCTGTTGATTGATGGATTGCAACACGGAATCAATGCCATCATGTATCTGCAGATGCCGGGCTTCATCCATCTCCGGACCATAAACACTGATATGGTAAAATGTCCCCATGGTCTGACCGGACCATTTTGTAACAACCATTGGCGGTTCACAATGGGTCATTAGCACTATCAGTATTGAAATTAGCAGAAAGACTTTTAATTTTTGTGTCATGGTATATTGCTTGTCGGGGTTAAACCCCATGAAATACGCTTCACTTATTTCACAGGGAAGGTTGAGTGTGATTCTGCACGTCAATGGAGGTCTCTCTCCATCTCTCTATCAGCCCATAGGGTCCTGGGCTTTTTCCCGAAGTGTTTTCAGAATTTTCCATTCACTGTTGACGGCATCGTAATATTCCCAGAATATCCAGCCGTTGGTGTTTACGTGGGTAATGTCCATAACGGCGGCAGAGGGTGATTTAAACTTTTTCCCGTTGAAAATGATTTGTCCTTCGTTGACTTCCGCATAATACTGAATGCCCTTGTATGTCCCCCGGAGTTTGGTGCCGTTGGGTATCACGGTCCCCCGGACAGCCAATCCCGGCTCTTCACGGATCTCTTCTGTTTCATCCGGCATCAGGGCCGGCAATCCAAAATTCCGCCTTAATACATCATTGGGTGTTTCCTTGAAAGAACGACGGCGGCGTTCTATCTCTTTATGCACATCAAAATCAATCAGAATGGTTCGCATGTCTATCATAAGCCCCTTGTTTAAAAATTCTGCTAAATTTACTAATAGTTAGAGGGTTGGTCAATGGATCACATGAGAGAATGGAAAAAGCGCTTCCTCATTTTTTTGTATCCACGTTCTCGTCCAGGATATCCTGAAGGGTTACGCCATCCAGGACCCGGTCTACGGCCTTCTGTACAGAAAACCAGAGGGTGCGGAGAGAACAATATTCGACAGGTTCACATAATTTATGTGTGTCCGAATGATATTTGTAGCAAAAGTCTGACTCATATAATTTTCCACCAAGGGCGTTCACTACCTGGCTGACGGGAATATTTTTCGGGATATCGGCCAGGATATATCCTCCATGTTTCCCACGTTCGCTCAGGACCAGGTGCTTCAATCGCAAAATACGGAGAATTTTGGCGGTATAAGCTTCTGAAATGCCCTCTTTTTCACTGATTTCATGGATGGTAATGCCGTTTTCCTTGCCGGACCGGGCAATTCGCAGAATACAACGCAGGCCATACACTTCCTGTGTGGAGAGCTTCATTTACATCAACCCAAGAGCCAGTTTCCCGTCTTCGGTGATCATATCCTGGTTCCAGACCGGTTCCCACACAATTTCCACCTCCACGTGATTTACGCCATCAATATAACTCAGTTTGCTTTCCACTTTTTGGACCAAAGTTTCAGCGATGGGACAGGTAGGTGATGTAAGGGTCATCTTGATATAAACGTCCAGGTTGTCATTAATGTCAATATCATACACAAGGCCCAAATCGTAAATGTTAACCCATATTTCAGGATCATACACGGTTTTCAGCACCTTGATCACTTCTTCGCGGACCTCTTTCATACTTCGTTTTTCTGTCATGTTTCCTCCTTTCAGGTGAAGAGTTTCACCAGATCGCGGAGACTTTCCGCCAGGTAATCCACTTCATCAGTGGTATTATAAATCGTCAGGGAGGCCCTGGCGGTTCCAGGAATGCCATAACGCTGCATCACAGGCTGTGCACAATGGTGACCGGTCCGTACGGCAATACCCCGGGCATCCAGGAAGCTGCCGATATCCAGGGGATGAATCCCTTTAATAAGAAATGAAAAGATGGATGTTTTCCGTTCAGCGTCCCCATAAAATGTGAGTCCCGGAATGGCAGAGAGTTGTCTACGGCCATGTTCAAGAAGTTTTTGTTCATGTGCTTGAATCACATCATAGCCTGTATTCCGGATAAACCGGAGGGCTTCGGCAAATCCCACCACACCGGACATGTGGGGTGTGCCCGCTTCAAAGCGGTAGGGCAGTG
This window of the Candidatus Neomarinimicrobiota bacterium genome carries:
- a CDS encoding FAD:protein FMN transferase is translated as MTCRITLNLPCEISEAYFMGFNPDKQYTMTQKLKVFLLISILIVLMTHCEPPMVVTKWSGQTMGTFYHISVYGPEMDEARHLQIHDGIDSVLQSINQQMNPWDPESKISRFNRLKAGDTLDISPEFARVLDISGRIWESSDGAFDPTVGPLVDVWGFGAGSKEKKIPDPHEIKTCLEYTGFDLIGWEVTKLTKKDSRVRLDLAAVAKGFGVDAVSRYLKSRGFTNHLVEIGGEVFAMGKVKNRSWQLGIDRPEDFALPGESLSSVISISGQGVATSGDYRNFYIDKGRRISHTINPKTGEPVTHNLASVTIIAPDCARADAIATACIVMGNTAPEWLESLDSVEGYFIFRQDSVTIRETMTPGFADYLVK
- a CDS encoding SUF system Fe-S cluster assembly protein, with protein sequence MTEKRSMKEVREEVIKVLKTVYDPEIWVNIYDLGLVYDIDINDNLDVYIKMTLTSPTCPIAETLVQKVESKLSYIDGVNHVEVEIVWEPVWNQDMITEDGKLALGLM
- a CDS encoding Rrf2 family transcriptional regulator, translated to MKLSTQEVYGLRCILRIARSGKENGITIHEISEKEGISEAYTAKILRILRLKHLVLSERGKHGGYILADIPKNIPVSQVVNALGGKLYESDFCYKYHSDTHKLCEPVEYCSLRTLWFSVQKAVDRVLDGVTLQDILDENVDTKK